Proteins found in one Triticum urartu cultivar G1812 chromosome 4, Tu2.1, whole genome shotgun sequence genomic segment:
- the LOC125551687 gene encoding probable esterase D14L has protein sequence MGIVEEAHNLRVVGEGKRGVIVLAHGFGTDQSVWKHLVPHLVADYRVVLFDTMGAGPTNPDYFDFSRYATLEGYALDLLAILEELGIASCIYVGHSVSAVIGVLASISRPDLFSKLVLLSASPRYLNDVDYYGGFEQEELDELFEAMRSNYKAWCSGFAPLCVGGDLESVSVQEFSRTLFNIRPDIALSVAQTIFQSDVRTLLPLVLVPCHIVQSTKDLAVPVVVSEYLHKHLGGDSIVEVMPSEGHLPQLSSPDIVTPVLLRHIQHDIAF, from the exons ATGGGGATCGTGGAGGAGGCACACAACCTGCGGGTTGTCGGGGAGGGGAAGCGCGGAGTGATCGTCCTGGCGCACGGCTTCGGTACGGACCAGTCGGTGTGGAAGCACCTGGTGCCGCACCTCGTCGCCGACTACCGCGTGGTCCTCTTCGACACCATGGGCGCCGGGCCGACCAACCCAGACTACTTCGATTTTTCCCGCTACGCCACGCTCGAGGGATATGCGCTCGATCTGCTTGCCATCCTGGAGGAGCTCGGGATCGCCTCCTGCATCTACGTCGGCCACTCTGTCTCCGCCGTAATCGGCGTGCTCGCCTCCATCTCCCGTCCCGACCTCTTCTCCAagcttgtactcctctccgcttCTCCCAG GTACCTCAATGATGTGGATTACTATGGGGGATTTGAGCAGGAGGAGCTTGATGAGCTCTTTGAAGCGATGAGATCAAACTATAAGGCCTGGTGCTCAGGTTTTGCACCACTCTGTGTTGGAGGGGACCTGGAATCAGTGTCAGTTCAGGAGTTCAGCCGAACTCTCTTCAACATTCGCCCAGACATAGCCCTGAGCGTTGCCCAGACGATCTTCCAGAGTGATGTGCGCACCCTCCTACCGCTTGTCTTGGTCCCATGCCATATCGTTCAGAGCACCAAGGACCTCGCAGTGCCAGTTGTGGTGTCAGAGTACTTGCACAAGCATCTTGGTGGCGACTCCATCGTTGAGGTGATGCCATCTGAGGGCCATCTCCCCCAGCTTAGCTCACCGGACATTGTCACCCCCGTATTGCTCCGACACATCCAGCATGACATTGCATTCTAA